In the Colletotrichum lupini chromosome 1, complete sequence genome, one interval contains:
- a CDS encoding intracellular hyphae protein 1, with translation MRSSILYLALAGVASIAQANPIIKPDAQVDPKGLITRSLSHLLFSRSEPTRSEPPPTRRQATPPPPLTSNPAAAPPGGGGAVNNANRTVTLTVIQGDTLGQIARLLNSGICNIAKLNNIPNPDFIEIDKVLQVPINVANPDNDSCLNRGGVIPAPGQNATAPGTPPAGGKGKGKGKKVKRSEALFSEKSPRAPLH, from the coding sequence ATGCGCTCTTCAATCCTTTACCTCGCCCTGGCCGGCGTCGCCAGCATCGCGCAAGCCAACCCAATCATCAAACCAGACGCCCAAGTCGACCCCAAAGGCCTCATCACTCGCAGCCTCTCCCACCTCCTCTTCTCCCGCTCCGAACCAACACGCTCCGAGCCGCCCCCAACTAGGAGACAAGCAACGCCGCCTCCCCCTCTGACAAGCAACCCGGCCGCCGCCCcgcccggcggcggcggcgcagtCAACAATGCCAACCGCACCGTCACTCTGACCGTGATCCAAGGCGACACCCTCGGCCAGATCGCGCGCCTCCTCAACTCGGGCATTTGCAACATCGCCAAGCTCAACAACATCCCCAACCCAGATTTCATCGAGATCGATAAGGTCCTGCAGGTACCCATCAACGTCGCCAACCCGGACAACGACTCGTGCCTCAACCGCGGCGGCGTGATCCCGGCCCCGGGACAGAATGCTACTGCTCCTGGGACGCCTCCGGCGGGTGGCAAGGGGAAGGGGAAGGGCAAGAAGGTTAAGCGAAGCGAGGCCCTGTTTTCTGAGAAGAGCCCCCGGGCGCCTTTGCACTAA
- a CDS encoding sodium/hydrogen exchanger family protein: MAVTASSLAYHEPSITTIAILSGFLLLLDSVNYALDKLVYCGLIGQVFLGIAWGTPGAKWLSEEMEHSMVQLGYLGLILIVYEGGLSTSFKSLKANLLLSIGVAVTGIAVPMGLSFTLSSLIGATPLQAFAAGAALCSTSLGTTFTVLGTSGLTTTRMGVVLTSAAMMDDVVGLIMVQVVSNLGGGGGSDFNAVTVVRPILVSLGFATVVPAVCKLVVGPITLRLNMIREKNPGSKVDQLLRMRQTALVIHTCWLFGLIMGGAFAGTSTLLAAYVAGATISWWDSEVPHPISRGKGKQKASIVQGGSAADNQEALSANNPGQSSSEIPPAATLMPSNGESDTYNTGIEIYEHYYSKAVDHVLKPFFFASIGFSVPITRMFTGPIVWRGIVYTILMMAGKLMCGVWLLSFASPLHTVQRITKKVSGVGKQKSKKLAPGTQCAGTASVSGANNSQTSLPKQPQQDQEPRQGAQDGQTEEVPPQPLDSRQTGKTPKNASPKPEMPVSVYPACILAFAMVARGEIGYLISALAESTGIFSGGSGAPDQPSEMFLIVTWAITLCTIIGPICVGLLVNRVKRLEALSGKGTHGGGRNVLGAWGVE; the protein is encoded by the exons ATGGCAGTAACAGCATCCTCGCTGGCCTATCATGAGCCATCCATCACCACCATCGCCATCCTCTCCGGCTTCCTCCTGCTCCTCGATTCCGTAAATTACGCTCTCGACAAGCTCGTCTACTGTGGTCTCATTGGTCAGGTATTCCTCGGTATCGCATGGGGAACGCCAGGAGCAAAATGGCTCTCCGAAGAGATGGAGCACTCGATGGTGCAACTGGGATATCTCGGCTTGATTCTGATTGTCTATGAAG GAGGTCTCTCCACGTCTTTCAAGTCCCTCAAAGCCAATCTTCTACTCTCAATTGGCGTCGCCGTCACCGGCATCGCTGTCCCCATGGGACTCTCCTTCACCCTGAGCTCTTTGATCGGCGCCACACCGCTACAGGCCTTCGCCGCAGGAGCCGCGCTCTGCTCGACCAGTCTCGGGACAACATTTACGGTTCTAGGCACGAGCGGCCTCACGACCACCCGCATGGGAGTCGTATTGACTAGCGCTGCCATGATGGATGACGTCGTCGGCCTCATCATGGTCCAGGTCGTGTCCAACCtcggtggtggcggcggcagcgattTCAACGCCGTGACGGTGGTCCGACCGATTCTCGTCTCGTTGGGTTTCGCGACCGTTGTACCGGCGGTGTGTAAGCTCGTCGTGGGCCCGATCACATTGCGCCTGAATATGATAAGAGAGAAGAACCCTGGGTCCAAGGTTGACCAGCTTCTTCGTATGCGTCAGACTGCTCTCGTCATTCATACGTGCTGGTTATTTGGGCTCATTATGGGAGGGGCCTTCGCTGGGACGTCGACCTTACTAGCGGCATATGTCGCGGGCGCCACCATCAGTTGGTGGGACAGCGAGGTGCCTCATCCCATATCTCGCGGAAAGGGAAAGCAGAAAGCATCCATAGTTCAAGGCGGATCTGCTGCAGACAACCAGGAAGCTCTCTCTGCAAATAACCCCGGGCAGTCGAGCTCCGAGATCCCACCTGCAGCTACTCTGATGCCAAGTAATGGCGAATCGGATACCTATAACACAGGTATTGAGATCTACGAACATTACTACAGCAAGGCCGTTGATCACGTGCTGAAGCCTTTCTTCTTC GCATCCATCGGCTTCTCCGTACCGATAACGAGGATGTTTACCGGTCCTATTGTTTGGCGTGGAATAGTCTACACCATCCTGATGATGGCTGGCAAACTAATGTGTGGTGTTTGGCTGCTATCTTTTGCCAGTCCGTTGCACACCGTGCAGCGGATCACCAAAAAGGTATCCGGTGTAGGAAAGCAGAAGTCGAAGAAACTCGCACCCGGAACACAATGTGCCGGGACAGCATCGGTTTCGGGAGCAAACAACAGCCAGACTTCTCTGCCAAAGCAGCCGCAGCAGGACCAGGAGCCGCGGCAGGGTGCGCAAGATGGTCAAACGGAAGAGGTGCCGCCTCAGCCGCTCGACTCGCGACAAACCGGAAAAACTCCGAAAAATGCTTCTCCCAAGCCGGAGATGCCGGTTTCCGTGTATCCGGCCTGTATCCTCGCCTTCGCGATGGTCGCTCGTGGTGAGATTGGCTACTTGATCTCTGCACTAGCCGAAAGCACCGGCATCTTCAGCGGCGGGTCAGGCGCACCCGATCAGCCTTCGGAGATGTTCTTGATCGTGACGTGGGCCATCACTTTGTGCACAATCATAGGACCTATATGCGTTGGTCTGCTTGTAAATCGGGTAAAGCGGCTTGAGGCGCTCAGCGGCAAAGGCACGCATGGAGGTGGACGGAACGTTCTTGGTGCCTGGGGTGTGGAGTAG